GCCGCGAGGATCTGCTCATCGCCCGCACCGCAGGCGACGACCAGCCCCCGTCCATCGCCGGCAAGCCGTCCATCGGCACCCATTTGCGGCCCAACGCGGAGCTGATCCTCGGCCTTGAGCCGGACCTGGTCCTACAGCTCGGCGGCCGGGGCGAGGCCATGGAACCGGTGCGTTTTCTGGAAAAACGGGGCCTCAAGGTCGCGGTTTTTGATCTTGAGAATTTCGACCAGCTTTTTTCCGTCATGGAGCGCCTCGGCACTCTGACCGCCAGCACGGATCAGGCCGTGGAACGCATCCGTTTCATGCGCTCGGAACTTGCGCGCATCGAAGCCCAAAACCTGCCCCCCCGGCCGAAAGTCTTCTTCGAGGCCCGCTACCCCACGCTCCTGGCGGCAGGACAGGGTTCCATGGTGTCGGAGATAATCTTCAAGGCCGGTGGAAAAAATTGCGTCTCCGCCCCGGACAAGCTCGTGCGCCTGGGCGAAGAGGAGCTCCTGCGCCTCGCCCCCGACATCTATCTCATGCAGGCAGGCCCCATGAACCCGAGCCCAGTGCCCATGGCCGATCGCAGCCTCTTTCGCACCCTGGCCTGCGTGAACTCCGGCCAAGTCCACGTCGTGGACCAGAAGGTCTTTTCAAGGCCCGGCCCGCGCAGTCTTGAGGCCGTTCGCCAACTCTCAACCATCATTTCAAACTGGAAAAAGGAGGTCCGACCATGAGCGGCCATCTCTACGGCATCGGCGTTGGACCAGGAGACCCGGAACTCTTGACCATCAAGGCAGCGGGAATCCTTGGCCGTGTGGACGTCATCCTCGCGGCGTCCTCGACCAAGAACGACGACTCCCTGGCCCTGGACATCGCGCGGCCCCATTTGAAGCCGAACGCGCGCGTCATCCGCCTGGGCTTTCCCATGAGCCGCGACGAGGGCACCCTGCAATCCGCGTGGGAGGAAAACGCCCGCCTGGTCCTCCATGAACTTGCCAAGGGCCACGACGCGGCCTTTCTGACCCTGGGCGACCCACTGCTCTATTCGACCTTCGCCTACCTGCTGCGCACCCTGCGCGGCCTGGCCCCGGAGCAGGCGGTGACGGTGATCCCCGGCATCACCTCCTTTCAGGCCGTGGCGGCGGCCACCGAGACCGTGCTGGCCGAGAGCGCCCAGAACCTGCTCATCCTGCCCGGCATCCGCGACGCCGCCGATCTGCGCAGAAGCCTGGAGGGTGCGGACAATGCCGTCATCCTCAAGGCCTACACCAATTTTTCGGCCATCCGCGAGGAACTGCGCACTTTTCCGACCCCGACCCATTGCGTTTTTGCGTCAAGAATGGGCATGAAGGAACAGTTCATTACGCGCAGCCTGGACGAGGCACCGGACAATCCGACCTATCTCTCGCTCATGCTGCTGACAAAAAACGAATCACTTTGAACCAAGGATAAGTTTATGCCCAAAGCCATCGTCATTGCCGGAACTTCCAGCGGGTGCGGAAAAACTTCCGTCACTCTCGGCCTGATGAAAGCTTTCGCCCGCAAGGGCCTGGTGGTGCAGGGCTTCAAGTCCGGCCCGGATTTCATCGATCCCGGCCTGCACCGCATGGCCTCGGGGCTGCCCAGCCACAACCTGGACGGCTGGATGCTCTCGGCCGATGAGATCCATCGCATTTTCCGGCGCAACCACGAAGGTTGCGACATCTCCATCATCGAAGGAGCCATGGGACTCTTCGACGGCATCGGCGCCGTCAGCGAGGAAGGCTCGGCCGCGCAACTGGCCAAGATCCTGGGCGTGCCCGTGATGCTGGTGGTCAACGCCCGGGGCATGGCCCGTTCGGCGGCGGCCCTGGTCAAGGGCTATGCCCAGTTCGACCCGGACCTGCGCCTGGACTCCGTGCTCTTCAACATGACCGGCAGTCCCACCCACGGACAGATTCTGGCCCAGGCCATGGACAACCAGGGCGTGCGGGTGCTTGGCAGCCTGCAACGCCAGGCCGATCTGCCCCTGCCCTCGCGGCACCTCGGACTGGTCACCGCCGAAGACCTGGACCGCCGCGAGGAGCGCCTGAACGCCCTGGCCGACTGGGTCGAAAAATCCATTGATCTGGATGCGTTGCTGGAGGCCCTGCCCGAGTACACGCTGCCGTCCCTCAGCGACGGCGGGGTCAGGATGCCGGAAATCCGCATCGGATACGCCCGCGACCGCGCCTTCTGCTTCTACTACGAGGAAAACCTGCGCATGCTGCGTCAGGCCGGGGCCGAGTTGGTGCCCTTCTCGCCGCTGCACGACACGAACCTGCCCCCGGCCCTCAAAGGGTTGTATCTGGGCGGAGGATATCCGGAACTGCACGCGGCAGAGCTTGCCGCCAACACGACCATGCTCGGCAAGATCCGCGACTTCTGCGCCGGCGGCAAGCCGGTCTACGCGGAGTGCGGCGGCTTCATGTACCTGATGCGCTCCCTGCGCACGCGCTCGGGCCAGGAACATGCCATGGCCGGGGTCTTTGATTTCTCCTGTGCCATGGAAAACCGCCATCAGGCCCTGGGATACCGCGAAATCAGGCTCACCGCCCCCACTGCGCTGGGCGCTCCCGGAGCACAGGCCAGGGGGCATGAGTTCCACTATTCGCAAATGAGCGGCAGCGACCCGGCCGCCGCCCAGGTCTACGAGGTTCATGACCGCTGCGGAAAGACCAATGCCGGCGGCGGATACAAAAAGGGCAACTGCCTGGGATCCTACGTGCATCTGCATTTCGGCTCCAATCCGGACATGGCCGCCCATTTCGCCGGAGCCTGCGGGGCATGACCCTGCGCCATGGCTTCACCACGGGCACGGCGGCTTCCGCTGCCGCCAAGGCGGCGACCATGCACCTGCTCACGGGCCGCGCCCAGGACCGTGTCGACGTGCAGTTGCCCGTTGGCGAACGCATGAGCATCGCCATCCTTGAGAGCCGGATCGACGGGGACGCCGTCATGGCCGCCGTGGTCAAGGACGGAGGAGACGACCCGGACGTGACGCACCGAGCCGTGATCCGCGCGCGGGTGCAACGCTGCGCAGAATCAGGCGTGACCTTGCGCGGCGGGTCCGGAGTGGGCGTCGTGACCCGGCCCGGCCTGCCTGTCGCCGTGGGCATGCCAGCCATCAACCCCGTGCCCCGCGAGCAGATCACCCTGGCCGTGACCGAGGCCCTGGCCGACGCCCTTGCCCCGGGCGCAAGCGAAAGCATCGGCCTTGAGGTGGAAATCCGCGTCGACCGAGGGGAAGAATTGGCCCGCAAGACCTTCAACCCGCGCCTCGGCATTGTCGGGGGCATCTCCATCCTCGGCACCCGTGGCACGGTCAAACCCTTCAGCAACGCGGCCTATCAGGCCACCATCCGCCAGTGCCTGGATGTCATGCAGGCCTGCGGCGTGACCACCCCCTGCCTGACCACGGGCGGACGCAGCGAACGTTTCCTGCGTCAGGCCCGTCCGCGGACGCCGGAAACGGCCTGTGTCCAGGTGGCCGACTTTTTTTCCTACAGCATGCGCGAAGTCGGTCGGCGCGGATTTGGCTCCGTGCTCTGGGGCGTCTTTTTCGGAAAGCTGGTCAAGCAGGCCCAGGGACACCGCTACACCCACGCCCGCAGCGCGGAGCTTGACCTTGGCATTCTGGCGGGATGGTGCGCGGATTGCGGCTTCGACCAACATGTCTGCCGGGAGGTCGCAGGCGCCAACACGGCCATGCAGGCCCTGGAACTGCTGTCCCCCATGCCCCGAAGCAAGGCGCTCTTCACCCTGCTCACGGACAGGGCCGCCGAAGCCGCCCGTGCCTTCTGCGGCCGTGATCTGCGCGTGGGCTACATGCTCTTCGATTTCACCGGACAAATCCTGCACCAGACCCCGGAGGCCGCATGATCCACGTCATCGGTCTGGGTCTGTCCAGCGAGCAACGCTGCCCCAGAATCATGGAACTGATCCGAGGCGCGGACCTTGTGGCCTCGGGAAAACGTCTTCTGGATGAATTGGAGATCGCCGAGGATCGCCGCCTGGCCCTGACCGGCATGGACGCATTCGCGGCGACCATCCGCGCACGGGCTGAAATCGCAAACGTTTGCGTGCTGGCCGACGGCGACCCCCTGCTCTACGGCCTTGGCGCGAGCCTGCTGCGCTACTTCGCCCCCGGCGAGCTGACATTTCATCCCAATGTCTCGGCCATGCAGACAGCATGCGCCCATTTCGGCCTGCCCTGGCACGACTGCCGGACCCTTTCCCTGCACGGCCGCGACGACCTGACCCCGCTCTTTGCGGCCCTCACGCACGACAATCTGGTGGCCCTGTATACGGATCAAAAGCACAGTCCGAACGCCATCGCCGGGCTTCTGCTGGAACGCGGCGTCACGGGCTGGCGCATGAACGTGGCCGAGGCCCTGGGCGGCCCCGAAGAAAGGCTGAGCACCCTCGCCCTGACCGAAGCCGCGCACAGCGCCTGGCACGCCCTGAACATTGTTGTCCTGGAACGCACGGCGATTCCCGCCCTGCCTCTCAAGCTGGGTCTCGATGACGACGCGCTGGCCCACACCGACGGTCTCATGACCAAGCAGCCAGTGCGCGCCTTCGCCCTGTCCCTGCTGCGCCTGCCCCCGGACGCCGTCATGTGGGATCTTGGAGCAGGCAGCGGAGCCGTCAGCCTGGAGGCCGCGCGGCTCCTTGGCAGAGGGCGCGTGGTTGCGGTGGAGCGTCAGGCGGAACGCGTGCGGCACATCAGGGAAAATATGGAACGCACAGGGGCATGGCTGGTGGAGGTGGTGCACGGCAGTTTGGAGGAGTTTTTGGGGAATGGGAATTTTGGGGATTATGGGAATTATAGGACCTATGGGTCGTATGGGACCTATAAAAAGGCAGCCAACGCCCAGAAAAGCGATTATGCTTGCCCTGAACATACGTCCTATAGGCCCCATATGTCCCATTCTTCCCATTCTTCCGCCCCCACCCACATTTTCATCGGCGGCGGGGCCTCAGCCCCCGTTCTTGCGCAGTGCGCCGCCCTGCTTGCTTCCGGCGGACGCATGGTGATCGCCGCCGTGCTGCTCTCCACGCTGGAGACCGTCCGCACCGTCTTTCATGAACTGGACTGGCCCTTGAAGGTGCATCAGCTCATGCACCACGCCGGGTCCCCTCTGGCCGGTGACCTGCGGCTCACCCCGTCCAACCCCGTATTCCTTCTGGAAACCCAAAAACCTTCAAGCGACACATGAATACTTCCCCTCAGGTTTATTTTATCGGCGCAGGTCCCGGAGACCCGGACCTGATCACGGTGCGCGGCCGGGACCTTGTCGCACAGGCTGATCTGGTGCTCTATGCCGGCTCCCTGGTGCCCGCCAAGGTGGTGGGCTGCGCCCGGTCCGGAGCCGTGGTCGCCGATTCGGCGGGCATGAGCCTTGAACAGACCCACGCCCTGATGCTCGAGACGGCGCGCAAGGGCGGGATCGTGGCGCGGGTGCATACCGGCGATCCATCCCTGTTCGGCTCCGTGCGCGAACAGATCGCGCTGCTGGACCGTGACGGCGTGACCTGGGCCATCATCCCCGGCGTGACCGCCGCCTTTGCGGCCGCGGCCAGGGCCGGAGTGTCGTTCACCGTGCCCGAGTCTACCCAGAGCCTCATCATCACCCGTCTGCACGGCCGCACTCCGGTGCCGGAATCAGAAAGGCTGAGCGAACTCGCGCGGCACGGCTCGTCCGTGGCCGTGTACCTCTCCGCGGACAAGGCCGGAGAACTGGCCAGCCAATTGCGCCAGGCCGGATCGCCGGAAAACACGGTCATCGTCATCGGCCACAAGGTTGGGCATCCCGGGGAAAAAATCATCCGCACCACCCTTTCGGAACTCGAAGAGAGCCTGCAGGCGGACAACATCACCCGGCAGGCCGTATTTCTGGTCCTGCCCAAAGAGACCGCGCCGCAAATCCAGTCCAGGCTCTATGACGCCTCGTTCGGACACGGCTTCCGCGAGGCCTTACGCCCCCAGACCTGGTCGCGCATGGCCGTGTACGCCATGACCAGCCAGGGCTTGGGCCTGGCCAGGCGCATCGCGGCCATGGCCCCGGCCGATCTCTTCGCCACCAGCCGTCTGGCCGAAGACCGGGCCGCCCATGACCGGGTGCAGGGCTTTGAGCGCATCGCCGATCAGGTGCGCGTCAATTTTCCCCTCTACCACGCCCACGTTTTCGTGGCCGCCACGGGCATCGTGGTGCGGAGCATCGCGCCCCTGCTTCAATCCAAGACAACAGACCCGGCCGTGGTCGTCTGCGATCAGAACGGCGAGCACGTGGTCAGCCTCCTGTCCGGCCATCTCGGCGGAGCCAACGACCTGGCCCGGCGCATCGCCGCCCATGTCGGGGGCCGTCCCGTCATCACCACGGCCACGGACACGGCCGGCAAGCCCGCCATCGACACCCTGGCCCAAAATCGTGACTGCGCCATCGCGGATCCTTCCCGCCTGGCGGGGCTAAACAGCGTATTGGCCGAGGGCGGACGCGTCACGGTGCATGACCCGGAAAATCGTCTGGGCCTGTCCGGAAACGACGACCTGAAAGATTCTTTCGAACTGGTGAAGGAGACTCAGGCGCAGGTGCTGGTCAGTTGGAAGAACGCCAAGGCCGAGGGGCTGATCCTGCATCCGCGTTGCCTCTGCGCCGGTATCGGCTGCCGCAGGGGCGTGTCACGGGATGAAATTCTGAAGGCCCTCAGTCAAGTCATGGCCGGACACGAACTGGCTTTGGACAGTCTGGTCGCGCTGGCCAGCGTTGAACTTAAAGCAGACGAAGAGGGGCTGCTGGAAGCGGCGCGGCAACTCGGGCTGCCTCTTGAATTCTTTGAAGCGTCGATGCTTGATGAAACAGAAGTCCCCAACCCCTCGGAGCGGGTGCGGGAAAAAATAGGAGTTGGGAGCGTATGCGAAGCAGCAGCCATCCAGGCAGCCCTGAAATCAGCCCCGGCGGCGCGTCTCATAGTGCCCAAGACGATAAGCGGAAACGTGACGGTGGCCATATGTCTGGCCGGTTGACCGTGATCGGCCTTGGGCCCGGCAGCTCGGCGCTGCTCGCCCCCATGGCCCTGTCCTGTCTGGTCCAGGCCGGAGCCGTTGTCGGCTACGACCGCTATATGGAGCTGGTCGATCCTGATCTGCTCAAGGGCAAGACCCTTTTTTCAAGCCCCATGAAAAAGGAAATGGAACGCACGGCCAAGGCCGTTGAATTCGCCCTGGCCGGACTCGACACGGTAGTCGTCTCTTCCGGGGACAGCGGCATCTACGGCATGGCCGGACTGGTTCTGGAATATCTGGAACGCGAGGAACTCCTGGACACCGTGGAGCTTGAAGTCGTGCCGGGCATCCCAGCCCTGTGCGCGGCGGCAGCCCTGCTCGGCGCTCCCCTCATGCACGACTTCGCCTCCATCTCCCTGTCCGACCTTTTGACCCCGCTGCCGACGATCATGAAGCGCATCCGCTGCGCGGTGGAAGGCGATTTCGTCATCGCTCTCTACAACCCCAAGTCCCGCAAGCGCGATTCCTATCTCGGACAGGCCCTGGCCATCGCGACCGAGCATCGCGGCGCGAGCACTCCCGTGGGCTTCGTGCGCAACGCCTACCGTCCGGATCAGGACGTCCGCGTCGCGACCCTTGGCACCTGCGATCCCGAGTGGGCCGACATGCTGACCACCGTCATCATCGGCAACAGCGCGAGCCGACTGGCCGGAAAAAAGATCCTCACCCCGCGCGGCTATTTCGAAAAATACGGATAGCTGACTGTTGAAAAATTCAAAATGCGCAGGCCGTTCAAAAATGGTGAGATGCAAGGAAGCGAAAAAATTCAGGGCGCGCGGTGTATTGCGCAGATGCGCGGTCTGGATTTTTTCGCTGACGCAGCAGGTCGCCGTTTTGGGGCGGCCTGATAGTTCGTCATTCGCTCTGCGTTTTCAAGCTTTCGGACACAGCCGAGACGCGCAGCAGATCCCCCTTGAGCATCCACATCACGGTCGAGGGCAGACGCTCCGCCGCATCGGCCTTCTCTTGCAGGGCCGTCCACGGTAACGGACGCCGGGTCCAGACCAGCACCTTGCGCATGAGCTCAAGGTCGATCCGGTCTTCGATGCCCGCATAGACCACGGGAAAATCCTTTCCCCGGTACACTGCACGGCCGAGATCCGTGATTTCCAGCACATCCCCTTCCGCCAGACGCCGCGTCGGGTATCCGGCAAAAATCCGTCCATGGCGCATGAGCAGCGGATGGCCGTCCCCGTCCGGCCTGGACGCGGACGCTGCCGCCAGCCGCTCCCACAATTCCAGATAGCGCCCGATGATCCGGGACCAGTCAAAACCCAGGGCATGCTCCCGGGCCGCCCGGCCCATGCCCTCACGCACGCCCTTGCGCAGCATGGCGTGCAGATGCCCGGCAAGTTCGCCCACATCCACGGCCACGTCCTGGGCCAGCCACAGGTGATAGGTGCTGTCGTAGAGAAGCGGTGCCAGGAGCGAAATGTCGTCCACCTCGCCGCTGTCCAGAGTGGACACCAGAAATCCCGTGAGTCCGTGACGGACCAGATCCCGGTAGCCGTCATAGTCCGAAGCGATGACGGGCTTTGCGGCGGCGGCCGCTTCCAGGATCGTCAGGCCAAAAGTCTCCTGCGGATTGTCGGCCAGGGACACGACCACGTCGGCGCGATGCAAGAGGGCCGTCCTGGTCGCATCGTCGGGACAGCGCACGACAACAAGCTCAAGTCCGATATTGGCCGCCAGATTGGTCAGGGTGTGCGGCAGGGATGCGCCCTCGTCCGGGCTTCCGGCCAGGACCAGACAGACGTCGTCAAGCTTGGTCCCGCCTTGGCGCACACGCTGGAAAGCACGCAGCAGGGGCAAGAGATCCATCTTTGAATACGGACTGATCCGTCCCGGTACCAGAAAAACGGTCTTCGACTCCGGCACGGCGGGCACGCCACCCGGTCCGGGGGCGTCAAATTCAGAGCACCACACGCCAAGGGGCACCACCGCCACCTGCGGCACCGGAGCGCCATACGCTTCGCCAAGCGCCGCCAGTTCCTCCCGCACGACATCGGCCCCGGCGCTTGAGGTGGCCACAATGCAGTCCCTCGGCGTGTTTCCGCTCCAGACATGCTGGGCGAAGGACTGGCCGTAGCGCGCGTAGGACAGAGAGTGGGTCACGCCGGTGATGGGGAAGATGTCATGGGCCAGCCTGTTCCTGATCGCAGCCAGAAAACCCTGCGAGGTCAGACAGTCGGAAAGATGAAATGCATGATAGGAAGTCCGGGCCAGATGCTCGGGCAATGCGGTGCGCGGCAGGATGCGAATCTTGCCGAGCGCCTGCGGACAGACGGACTGCACGTAGGTTTGCAGCGCCTCGCCGCTTTGCCGGTCCGCCAGAAAAAAATGATAGGCCGCGAAAGGATCGGCTTCCAGCAGGGCCCGCAGGAAACCAGCATTGGCAACCTTGCGTCCGATGATGGGACCGCCTTCGACAAACGGGTCAAGAGTGCCCCAGACAGGGCCTAAGTGTTGCGCCATGCCCAGCCAGAGCAATATCCGGGCCTATGAGCGTCCTTTGAAAAGGCGGCGCGAGCAGGCGGGAAAATGACTCGGAACGCACGGCGGAGCCTTGGCTGTCGCCCTTCGTCATGCTTGGCAGCAAACTTGCTAAGTTCCAGGAAATCGTCAATTTTTCGTTGCCCTGGAGGATTTCATGGACACCCCGACCCGCCCTTGCCTGGGCCTGGCCTTAAGCCCCGAGCTGGCCTCCCAGCTGAAAGGGCACCTGCCCCGGACAAGCATTCTTGAGAACCGCCTGCCCGGTTCGGCGCTGGAATTCATGAGCGAGAGAACCCAGGGGGGGCTTGTCTTCGTGGCCGTTTCCACCTGGAAAGAACTGGCGGCGCAGGACAGGGAGCGGCTGACCGCGCACAAGTCCTGGCAGTTCCTGCTCATTGCCGACAGACATGACCCGGAAGCTCTGGAATTCATGTCTTCCGGCATATTTCTCACGCTCATGACCTGTCCCCTCAATGGGGAAAAAATTGCCCGCGCCCTGGAACAGGCGGAAGAAGTATCCAGCATGTATCAGGATATTTTCCTCATGGCGCGCGAGATCAGTCTCGAACGGGAACTCCTGGCCCGGAAGAACGAACAGCTGGCATTTCTCAACCAGCTGCTGACCAAGGCCAGTCAGACCCTTGATCCGTCGGTCATCCTCTCCAACAGCGCCGAGGATCTGGCGCTGCTCCTTGATGTCCGGGCCGTGCTTGGCATCTTCTGGAGCGAGAACGAAGGCCAGACCGAGGCGGAACTCTTTCTGCCCGAAAACCTCTCGACCACGAGCCAGGCGGAATGGATCAATCATCTGCTGAGCCTGGCCACCCGCCTCGGAAATCACGAGGTACGCGGCTATCAGGTCTCGGTCCTGCAACACAGGGACGGCGATGAGGAAAGTCAGCCGGAGCTCGACCAGCTCATCACCCTGCCCCTGTCCCTGGGACCGGAGCCCTTTGGAGCCCTGGTCATCTGTTCGCGCGAGGCGTCGGCCCTCGGGCAGGATCGCCTGCGCGTCCTCGGCTCGGCCGCCAATCATCTGGCCCTGGCCATGCGCAACAGCCTCGAATTCCGCAAGACCAAGGCCCGGGCGGACCATGACGGATTGACGCGCATCTCCAATCGTCATCATTTTGACACTCGCCTGCGCGAGGAAATGAAACGCCACCAGCGCCATCAGGACGAACTCAGCCTGATGATGATCGACCTCGATTATTTCAAGTCCGTCAACGACACCTACGGACATCAGGCCGGAGACATGGTGCTGCGGGAAGTGGGCAAGATACTGCACAAGACCCTGCGTGAATCCGACTTTCCCGCCCGCTACGGCGGCGAGGAGTTTGTCGTGATTCTGCCGCAGACCCGGGAAGAGCAGGCCTGGATTCTGGCGGAACGTCTGCGCGCCCAGATCGGCCAGACCGTGTTCCGCTTCCAGAAGAAGCGCTTCCGGGTCACGGTGTCCATCGGCATCGCAGGGCTCAAGCCCGGCGCCCTGACCCCGCCGGAAAGCCTGGTCCACAACGCCGACCTGGCCTTGTATCTGGCCAAAACCAGCGGACGCAACATGGTCTGCTGCTCGGCCATCGAAGAATGTCAGGCTGATCAGTTGGCCTGATACGGCCGGAGCCGACGTCGGCGCTTAAAACAAAAAAACCGCATGGGGGCTGCCTCATGCGGTTTTTCATTTTGCGAGAGCCCTCGCTATTTCAGAACTGAGGGCAGCCAGGTGGAGATGACCGGAATATAGGTGACCATGAGCAGGCAGACGAAGAGCAACAGCAGAAAAGGCATGACCGACCGGGCGATATAGGTCAGGGGCTTTTTGGTGATGCCCATGGCCACGAACAGGTTCAGGCCGAAGGGAAAGGTCAGGAATCCGATCTCCACGTTGACGATCATCATGATTCCCCAGGCCACTGGATCGATGTCGAAGTGGGCCAGCATGGGCAGAAAGATGGGGGTCAGGACCAGGATCGAGGTCACGATGTCCATGACGCACCCCACCGCAAGCAGCAGGATGTTGACCAGAAACAGAAAAACGTACTTGTTGCTGATGTGTGCGCCGATGAACTCGGCGGCCTGCACCGGAAGCTGCTCCCGGGTCAGCAGCCAGATGAAGGGCATGGCGCAGGCGATGATGAAGAGCAGGGCCGATGAGAGCACGGCGCTCTTGACCAGGATGACCCGCAACTTTTCCCAGGTCAGGGACCTGTAGATGAAGGTCTCGACCAGCAG
The Desulfomicrobium macestii DNA segment above includes these coding regions:
- a CDS encoding GGDEF domain-containing protein; protein product: MDTPTRPCLGLALSPELASQLKGHLPRTSILENRLPGSALEFMSERTQGGLVFVAVSTWKELAAQDRERLTAHKSWQFLLIADRHDPEALEFMSSGIFLTLMTCPLNGEKIARALEQAEEVSSMYQDIFLMAREISLERELLARKNEQLAFLNQLLTKASQTLDPSVILSNSAEDLALLLDVRAVLGIFWSENEGQTEAELFLPENLSTTSQAEWINHLLSLATRLGNHEVRGYQVSVLQHRDGDEESQPELDQLITLPLSLGPEPFGALVICSREASALGQDRLRVLGSAANHLALAMRNSLEFRKTKARADHDGLTRISNRHHFDTRLREEMKRHQRHQDELSLMMIDLDYFKSVNDTYGHQAGDMVLREVGKILHKTLRESDFPARYGGEEFVVILPQTREEQAWILAERLRAQIGQTVFRFQKKRFRVTVSIGIAGLKPGALTPPESLVHNADLALYLAKTSGRNMVCCSAIEECQADQLA